One window of the Shewanella cyperi genome contains the following:
- a CDS encoding YbaN family protein, which produces MLIRSLLLLVGLLSLGLGILGIFLPLLPTVPFLLLAAFCFARSSNRLHLWLQQHPHLGEPLRHWQERRAVRPVIKRRIMWLSTASFVLSIYLVPLLWVKVVLLGGMLVLLWCVHRIPEWNDEGKEGHD; this is translated from the coding sequence ATGTTGATCCGTAGTCTGCTGTTACTTGTCGGTTTGCTCAGCCTGGGGTTGGGGATCCTGGGGATCTTCCTGCCGCTGCTGCCGACAGTGCCTTTCCTGTTGCTGGCGGCCTTTTGCTTTGCCCGCTCAAGTAACCGTCTGCATTTATGGTTGCAACAGCATCCCCATCTGGGTGAGCCATTGCGCCACTGGCAAGAGCGTCGTGCCGTGAGACCGGTTATCAAACGGCGGATTATGTGGCTATCGACCGCCAGCTTTGTCCTCAGCATTTATCTGGTGCCACTGTTGTGGGTGAAGGTCGTGCTTCTTGGTGGCATGCTGGTGTTGCTCTGGTGCGTGCACCGGATCCCAGAGTGGAACGATGAGGGAAAAGAGGGGCACGATTGA
- the adk gene encoding adenylate kinase, which produces MRIILLGAPGAGKGTQAQFIMEQYGIPQISTGDMLRAAVKAGTPLGLEAKKVMDAGQLVSDELIIGLVKERIAQDDCAKGFLLDGFPRTIPQADAMAANGISIDHVIEIDVPDEEIVKRMSGRRVHPGSGRVYHVVFNPPKEEGKDDVTGEELVIRPDDEESTVRKRLAIYHEQTKPLVDYYGKVAAAGNTKYSKFDGTQSVAEVSKLLVSALS; this is translated from the coding sequence ATGCGCATTATCCTATTGGGCGCCCCAGGTGCCGGTAAAGGTACCCAGGCTCAATTCATCATGGAGCAATATGGCATTCCACAGATCTCCACCGGCGATATGCTGCGTGCCGCGGTAAAGGCCGGCACCCCGTTGGGTCTGGAAGCCAAGAAAGTGATGGATGCAGGTCAGCTGGTGTCCGATGAACTGATCATTGGCCTGGTGAAAGAGCGCATCGCTCAGGATGACTGTGCCAAAGGTTTCCTGCTGGACGGTTTCCCACGCACTATTCCCCAGGCCGATGCCATGGCTGCCAATGGCATCAGCATAGATCACGTGATTGAAATCGATGTGCCCGATGAGGAAATCGTCAAGCGTATGAGCGGCCGTCGCGTACATCCAGGCTCCGGCCGCGTTTACCACGTGGTATTCAATCCGCCAAAAGAAGAAGGCAAGGATGATGTGACCGGCGAAGAGCTGGTGATCCGCCCTGACGACGAAGAGTCAACCGTGCGCAAGCGTCTGGCCATTTACCATGAGCAAACCAAGCCGCTGGTGGATTACTACGGCAAGGTGGCTGCTGCCGGCAACACCAAATACAGCAAGTTTGATGGTACCCAGAGTGTGGCCGAAGTGAGCAAGTTGCTCGTCTCCGCCCTCAGCTGA
- the recR gene encoding recombination mediator RecR produces MRFSPLVDELIQNLRCLPGVGPKSAQRMAFSLLESDRKAGIKLADALARAMADVGHCQSCRTFTEEALCPICASAKRGKADTICVVETPADVLAIEAGGHFQGRYFVLQGHLSPLDGIGPEELGLALLEQHLGRDEISELILATNPTVEGDATAHYIADIARRHGVNVSRIAHGVPVGGELEYVDSTTLALSFTGRQPL; encoded by the coding sequence ATGCGCTTCAGCCCGCTGGTGGATGAACTGATCCAGAATTTGCGTTGCCTGCCCGGGGTGGGGCCCAAGTCGGCCCAGCGCATGGCGTTTTCTCTGCTGGAGAGCGATCGCAAGGCCGGTATCAAGCTGGCGGATGCGCTGGCACGGGCCATGGCCGATGTGGGCCATTGCCAGTCGTGCCGCACCTTTACCGAGGAAGCCCTGTGTCCCATCTGCGCCAGTGCCAAGCGCGGCAAGGCCGATACCATTTGCGTGGTGGAAACCCCAGCAGACGTGCTGGCCATTGAGGCCGGGGGCCACTTCCAGGGCCGTTATTTTGTGTTGCAGGGACATCTGTCACCGCTTGATGGCATAGGACCGGAAGAGTTGGGTCTGGCCTTGCTGGAGCAACACCTGGGCAGAGATGAGATAAGCGAACTGATCCTGGCCACCAACCCTACTGTGGAAGGCGATGCCACGGCCCACTATATTGCCGACATCGCCAGACGTCATGGCGTCAATGTGAGCCGTATCGCCCATGGTGTGCCGGTGGGCGGGGAGCTGGAATACGTCGACAGCACCACCTTGGCCTTGTCCTTCACCGGACGTCAGCCACTGTAG
- a CDS encoding tetratricopeptide repeat protein produces the protein MDTQQVFELALTRDNIQQVVDTSLNQLVVLCFHARAQPDSQTMCSRLGVMARRAQGRFLLATVDCEAEMEIASYFRIQALPTVLLLSQGQPIDGFAGERADADIESMLEKHLPPLWQLKLAEAKVLLAKGDAAQQAHDLLKSVYQEVKDATVALPFADACLLLGDIATAQQLLDTIGLADQDGYFQSLKAKLTLALEAADTPEIRQLQQAFEQNCDDYGVRIELARALVAAHREEEGLALLFEVLGKDLGAHGGQIKQVFMDMLTAMGQGNSLANQYRRKLYSLLY, from the coding sequence ATGGACACACAACAGGTATTCGAGCTGGCGCTGACCAGAGACAATATTCAGCAGGTGGTGGACACCTCGCTTAACCAGCTGGTGGTACTGTGCTTTCACGCCCGCGCGCAGCCCGACAGCCAGACCATGTGCAGTCGCCTTGGTGTGATGGCCAGGCGTGCCCAGGGGCGCTTTTTGCTGGCCACTGTGGATTGTGAAGCTGAAATGGAAATAGCCTCCTATTTTCGTATCCAGGCGCTGCCGACCGTGTTGCTGCTCAGCCAGGGGCAGCCCATAGACGGTTTTGCCGGTGAGCGTGCCGATGCCGACATAGAGTCCATGTTGGAGAAACATTTGCCGCCCCTGTGGCAATTGAAACTGGCCGAGGCCAAGGTCTTGTTGGCCAAAGGTGACGCAGCCCAGCAAGCCCATGATTTGCTGAAATCTGTGTATCAGGAAGTCAAAGATGCCACTGTGGCCTTGCCCTTTGCCGATGCCTGCCTGCTGCTGGGGGATATAGCCACTGCTCAGCAATTGCTGGATACCATTGGCCTTGCCGATCAGGACGGTTATTTCCAGAGTCTCAAGGCAAAGCTGACTTTGGCGCTTGAGGCGGCGGATACACCGGAAATCCGCCAGTTGCAGCAGGCATTTGAGCAGAACTGCGATGATTATGGCGTCAGGATTGAACTGGCTCGCGCCTTGGTGGCAGCCCACAGGGAAGAGGAAGGCCTGGCGTTGCTGTTTGAGGTGCTTGGCAAGGATCTTGGTGCCCACGGCGGACAAATCAAACAAGTGTTTATGGACATGCTGACAGCAATGGGGCAGGGGAATAGCCTTGCAAATCAATACCGTCGCAAGCTCTATAGCCTACTGTACTGA
- the apt gene encoding adenine phosphoribosyltransferase codes for MNTQSLALIKQSIKTIPDYPKAGIMFRDVTSLLEDHQAYKMAMGLFLERYRDQGFTKVVGTEARGFLFGAPLALELGVGFVPVRKPGKLPRETIAESYELEYGHDTLEMHVDAIKPGDKVLVIDDLLATGGTIEATVKLIRRLGGEVAHAAFVISLPDLGGEQRLANQGLEIFKLCEFEGD; via the coding sequence ATGAACACACAGAGCCTAGCGCTTATCAAGCAGAGCATTAAAACCATTCCTGATTACCCCAAGGCCGGGATCATGTTCCGTGACGTGACCAGTCTGCTCGAAGATCATCAGGCCTATAAAATGGCCATGGGACTCTTCCTTGAGCGTTATCGTGACCAGGGCTTTACCAAGGTTGTTGGTACCGAGGCCCGTGGCTTCCTGTTTGGCGCGCCGCTGGCACTGGAGCTGGGTGTGGGATTTGTGCCTGTGCGCAAGCCCGGTAAACTGCCCCGTGAAACCATAGCCGAAAGCTATGAGCTGGAATATGGTCATGACACCCTGGAAATGCACGTTGATGCCATCAAGCCCGGTGACAAGGTGCTGGTGATTGACGATCTGCTGGCGACCGGCGGTACCATTGAAGCCACGGTCAAGTTGATCCGCCGTTTGGGCGGCGAAGTGGCTCATGCCGCCTTTGTGATTTCCCTGCCGGATCTGGGCGGTGAGCAACGCCTCGCCAATCAGGGACTGGAAATCTTCAAACTGTGTGAATTTGAAGGCGATTAA
- a CDS encoding dicarboxylate/amino acid:cation symporter gives MAANKTSKIGLTGKILIGMGAGITLGLVLRILFPESTFVSDYITNGFLHVIGTIFISSLKMLVVPLVFISLVCGTSSLSEPSKLGRLGGKTLAFYLFTTAVALTLAILAAVLVHPGSASMATENMEYSVKAAPSLSEVLISIVPTNPMQAMSEGNMLQIIIFAVIFGFAVSHIGERGKRVAALFDDLNEVIMRVVTLIMQLAPYGVFALMGKLTLTLGLDTLGSVIKYFALVLTVLLIHAFLVYPTLLKAFSGLNPLIFIRKMRDVQLFAFSTASSNATLPVTMEAAEHRLGADNKVASFTLPLGATINMDGTAIMQGVATVFIAQVFGIELTITDYAAVVVTATLASIGTAGVPGVGLIMLAMVLNQVGLPVEGISLIIGVDRMLDMVRTAVNVTGDAVATVIIAKSEGSLNEAVYLDPKAGKTSGSFDAEVHRTL, from the coding sequence ATGGCAGCCAATAAAACAAGCAAAATAGGTCTGACAGGCAAGATTTTAATCGGCATGGGTGCCGGTATTACACTGGGGCTGGTGCTGCGAATTCTGTTCCCGGAAAGTACCTTTGTTAGTGACTATATCACCAATGGTTTTTTACATGTCATAGGCACCATATTTATTTCCAGCCTAAAAATGCTGGTAGTACCGCTGGTATTTATTTCCCTGGTGTGTGGAACCTCCTCACTGAGTGAGCCCTCCAAATTAGGCCGCCTCGGTGGCAAAACCCTCGCTTTCTATTTATTCACAACTGCAGTCGCTTTGACCCTGGCTATTTTAGCTGCGGTATTGGTACACCCCGGCAGTGCCTCCATGGCCACAGAGAATATGGAGTACAGTGTCAAGGCCGCTCCAAGTCTGTCTGAGGTGTTAATCAGCATAGTGCCCACCAACCCGATGCAGGCCATGAGCGAAGGCAATATGTTGCAAATTATCATCTTTGCCGTGATTTTTGGTTTTGCCGTGTCCCATATAGGCGAACGGGGCAAACGGGTTGCCGCACTGTTTGACGATCTCAATGAGGTCATAATGCGGGTAGTCACCCTGATCATGCAGCTCGCGCCATACGGTGTCTTTGCCTTGATGGGCAAACTGACCCTGACCCTGGGACTGGATACCCTGGGCAGTGTTATCAAGTATTTTGCTCTGGTATTGACCGTGCTGCTTATCCACGCTTTCTTGGTCTACCCCACCTTACTCAAAGCATTTTCCGGATTGAATCCTCTCATCTTCATCCGCAAGATGCGCGATGTGCAGTTATTCGCCTTCAGCACCGCCAGTTCCAATGCCACCTTACCCGTTACCATGGAAGCGGCAGAACACAGACTGGGGGCTGACAATAAGGTTGCCTCCTTTACCCTGCCACTCGGCGCCACCATCAATATGGATGGCACCGCCATAATGCAGGGCGTTGCCACCGTATTTATCGCCCAGGTATTTGGTATTGAACTGACGATCACCGACTACGCAGCTGTGGTGGTGACCGCCACGCTGGCATCCATAGGAACCGCCGGTGTGCCGGGTGTAGGACTGATTATGCTGGCCATGGTGCTCAATCAGGTGGGCTTGCCGGTTGAAGGCATTTCACTGATTATCGGTGTCGATCGTATGCTCGACATGGTACGCACAGCGGTGAATGTCACCGGCGATGCTGTCGCCACAGTCATCATTGCCAAGTCTGAGGGCTCACTAAACGAGGCCGTGTATCTGGATCCCAAGGCCGGCAAGACCAGCGGCAGTTTTGATGCGGAAGTGCATCGCACACTTTGA
- a CDS encoding inosine/guanosine kinase codes for MKFPGQRKSKHYFPVKTRDPLLEQLTQQAQPRATYISGIDQTLVDIEAKVHDELLARYGLPKGNSTLIDDAAAHALYQELKGNELISDEFAGGTIGNTVHNYSILADDRSVLFGVMSKHIEVGSYAYRYLCHTSSKVDLNYLQPVDGPIGRCFTLISDCGERTFAISKGAMDKLTPEFIKREVVEGSAALVLTAYLMRASDGDGITDAAMRAINYAKAADVPVVLTLGTRFLIQEDPQWWQNFIREHVTILAMNEDEGEALTGHADPLLASEAALEWCDLVLTTAGPIGLYMAGYTEESDKRETSHTLLPGAIPEFNRYEFSRPMRKRDCQEAIKVYAHISPYMGGPEQIRNTNGAGDGALAALLHDLAANSFHKTNVPGSSKHKNEGLCYSSFSQICKYANRVAYEVLAQHSPRLSRGLPEREDSLEESYWER; via the coding sequence ATGAAGTTTCCCGGTCAGCGTAAATCCAAACATTACTTCCCCGTCAAGACCCGTGATCCCCTGCTGGAGCAGCTGACGCAGCAGGCTCAGCCCCGCGCCACCTATATCAGCGGTATAGATCAGACCCTGGTGGACATAGAGGCCAAGGTTCACGATGAGCTGCTTGCACGCTATGGTTTGCCCAAGGGCAATTCGACCCTGATTGATGACGCGGCTGCCCATGCCTTGTATCAGGAGCTTAAAGGCAATGAACTCATCAGTGATGAGTTTGCCGGTGGCACCATAGGCAACACTGTGCACAACTACTCGATTCTGGCCGATGACCGCTCCGTGTTGTTCGGGGTCATGAGCAAGCACATAGAGGTGGGCAGTTATGCCTATCGCTACCTGTGCCACACCTCTTCCAAGGTGGATCTGAATTATCTGCAGCCCGTCGATGGCCCCATAGGCCGCTGTTTTACCCTGATTTCCGATTGTGGTGAACGCACCTTTGCCATCAGCAAGGGAGCCATGGATAAACTGACCCCGGAATTTATCAAGCGCGAAGTGGTAGAAGGCAGCGCAGCCTTGGTATTGACCGCCTACCTGATGCGTGCCAGCGATGGTGATGGCATTACCGACGCGGCAATGCGGGCGATCAATTATGCCAAGGCCGCCGATGTGCCCGTGGTCCTGACTCTGGGCACACGCTTCCTTATCCAGGAAGACCCACAATGGTGGCAGAATTTTATCCGCGAGCATGTGACGATTCTTGCAATGAACGAGGATGAAGGGGAAGCGCTGACCGGACATGCCGATCCCTTGCTTGCCAGTGAAGCCGCACTGGAATGGTGTGATCTGGTACTGACCACAGCAGGCCCCATAGGCCTGTACATGGCGGGTTATACCGAAGAGAGCGATAAGCGTGAAACCAGTCATACCCTGTTGCCAGGAGCGATACCTGAATTCAATCGATATGAATTCTCAAGGCCCATGCGCAAGCGCGACTGCCAGGAAGCGATTAAGGTCTATGCCCATATCTCGCCATACATGGGGGGACCGGAGCAAATCCGCAATACCAATGGTGCCGGAGATGGGGCACTGGCGGCCTTGTTGCATGACCTTGCGGCCAACAGCTTCCATAAAACCAATGTGCCGGGTTCCAGTAAGCACAAGAACGAAGGGCTCTGCTACTCGTCATTTTCGCAAATTTGCAAATATGCCAATCGGGTCGCCTACGAGGTGCTGGCCCAGCACAGTCCCCGTTTGTCCCGTGGTTTGCCTGAGCGGGAAGACAGCCTGGAAGAGTCTTATTGGGAAAGGTAA
- the dnaX gene encoding DNA polymerase III subunit gamma/tau, whose amino-acid sequence MSYQVLARKWRPAKFEQVVGQSHVLHALTNALGQNRLHHAYLFTGTRGVGKTSLARLFAKGLNCEQGITASPCGVCASCVEIAQGRFVDLIEVDAASRTKVDDTREILDNVQYRPSRGRFKVYLIDEVHMLSKSSFNALLKTLEEPPEHVKFLLATTDPQKLPVTVLSRCLQFNLKSLSKEQISQQLALILKAEGLPFEAPALELLAKAAQGSMRDALSLTDQAIAFGAGQVLREQVQTMLGSVDTGQVINLLQTLAQAEIAPLMQAASSALAFGADADELLRSLLELLHQISLSQFAPAAAELSEHSEQVLAFAKALAPEQVQLYYQILLEGRKELPFAPDPRTGLEMTLLRAVAFIPQMPAKRWQKGEGVALDIPAAPKVVSAAPVVATPTPPVATPASVEAQTDQGAITPAPQADVTDSHDSAPAPGQSSQADMPELDSGLWEDMDEANAALVAEQNLLLSQAESQGFAGEDMFGFVPDEAPQEQLMPMPVTQAQQQVPDLDAPQATVPLALGDDILDAVLAARDDLLSQLGSDVAEEGDPKKSWQPLSRQREVVEAKSNSAESVIAQDEPQLAAPAPTMAPTPAVTAPADEDRPPWEEAAKPVVDAAAETSLPAEAEAEVKAGAAIEPHLPAPQPEVPLPAEQQPEATQAETKQTDAKQTAEKAQDGPGLPAIPETASGIVNLSVPADLGDITGHQDDLRWYKLMSALDIGGRVRQLAVNSVCLDWSEPLQLVLKPDQKHLAAPIAITQLVESLGRALGHATEVQVDVGQVVGRETPLEIRQRFHQELLGQAQASLLADPNVNWLMTWAGAELQPDSLNYPGELLGARGRALPALPPLQQPQEA is encoded by the coding sequence ATGTCTTACCAGGTGTTAGCCAGAAAATGGCGCCCTGCCAAATTCGAGCAGGTTGTGGGTCAGTCCCACGTTCTGCATGCCTTGACCAATGCCCTGGGTCAAAACCGTTTGCACCATGCTTACCTGTTTACCGGCACCCGCGGTGTCGGCAAGACCAGTCTCGCCCGCCTGTTTGCCAAGGGATTGAACTGTGAGCAGGGGATCACTGCGTCGCCCTGTGGCGTGTGTGCCAGTTGTGTGGAGATTGCCCAGGGGCGTTTTGTCGATCTGATTGAGGTGGATGCGGCGTCCCGCACCAAGGTGGACGACACCCGGGAGATATTGGATAACGTCCAGTACCGGCCCAGCCGCGGCCGTTTCAAGGTCTACTTGATAGACGAAGTGCACATGCTGTCCAAGAGCAGTTTCAATGCTCTGCTCAAAACCCTGGAAGAACCCCCCGAACACGTTAAGTTTCTGCTGGCAACCACCGATCCGCAAAAGTTGCCGGTGACTGTGTTGTCCCGCTGCCTGCAATTCAATCTCAAGAGCTTGTCCAAAGAGCAGATAAGTCAGCAGTTGGCGCTGATCCTCAAGGCCGAAGGTCTGCCGTTCGAGGCGCCCGCGCTGGAGCTGCTGGCCAAGGCGGCCCAGGGCAGCATGCGTGATGCCCTTAGCCTGACCGATCAGGCCATAGCCTTCGGTGCCGGACAGGTGCTGCGCGAGCAGGTGCAGACCATGCTCGGCAGTGTAGATACAGGTCAGGTCATCAATTTGCTGCAGACATTGGCCCAGGCCGAGATAGCACCTCTGATGCAGGCGGCGTCGTCGGCATTGGCCTTTGGTGCCGATGCCGATGAACTGCTGCGTTCCTTGCTTGAGCTGCTGCACCAGATAAGCCTGAGCCAATTTGCTCCGGCCGCCGCTGAACTGTCTGAACACAGTGAGCAGGTGCTGGCCTTTGCCAAGGCGCTGGCCCCCGAGCAGGTGCAGCTTTATTACCAGATTTTGCTTGAGGGGCGCAAAGAGCTGCCCTTTGCTCCGGATCCCAGAACTGGGCTGGAAATGACCTTGCTGCGTGCCGTCGCCTTTATCCCACAGATGCCGGCCAAGCGTTGGCAAAAGGGAGAAGGCGTGGCGCTGGATATACCGGCGGCTCCCAAGGTCGTATCGGCAGCGCCGGTTGTGGCCACCCCAACGCCCCCGGTTGCCACGCCGGCAAGCGTTGAGGCCCAAACGGACCAAGGTGCAATAACACCAGCGCCCCAAGCCGATGTTACCGATAGCCATGATTCAGCCCCTGCACCCGGACAGTCCAGTCAGGCGGATATGCCTGAGCTTGACTCCGGGCTATGGGAAGACATGGATGAAGCGAATGCAGCGCTGGTTGCGGAGCAAAACCTGCTGTTGTCACAGGCCGAAAGTCAGGGCTTTGCCGGTGAAGACATGTTTGGTTTTGTGCCTGACGAAGCGCCTCAGGAACAGCTGATGCCGATGCCGGTGACTCAGGCCCAGCAGCAAGTTCCTGACTTGGACGCGCCTCAGGCGACAGTGCCACTGGCATTGGGTGATGACATTCTCGATGCGGTACTGGCGGCCAGAGACGATCTGCTGTCACAGTTGGGCAGCGATGTTGCCGAGGAAGGTGACCCAAAAAAGTCCTGGCAGCCACTAAGCCGTCAGCGCGAGGTCGTTGAGGCAAAGAGTAACAGCGCCGAGTCTGTTATTGCGCAAGATGAGCCGCAACTTGCGGCACCAGCACCAACAATGGCACCGACACCGGCAGTAACAGCCCCTGCAGATGAAGACAGACCGCCATGGGAAGAGGCTGCGAAGCCTGTGGTGGACGCCGCTGCCGAGACCTCATTGCCAGCCGAAGCCGAAGCTGAAGTGAAAGCCGGGGCCGCAATTGAGCCGCACCTGCCGGCGCCACAGCCAGAAGTGCCATTGCCAGCAGAGCAACAGCCAGAGGCCACACAGGCTGAGACCAAGCAGACTGATGCCAAACAGACTGCGGAAAAGGCACAGGATGGCCCGGGGCTTCCCGCGATTCCCGAAACCGCCAGCGGCATCGTTAACCTCAGTGTGCCCGCTGACTTGGGGGACATTACCGGGCATCAGGACGACTTGCGTTGGTACAAGCTGATGTCGGCCCTGGATATCGGCGGCCGGGTGCGGCAATTGGCCGTTAACTCTGTGTGCCTTGACTGGTCAGAACCACTGCAATTGGTGCTGAAGCCGGACCAGAAACATCTGGCGGCGCCCATTGCCATCACCCAGCTGGTGGAATCCCTCGGACGGGCGCTGGGGCATGCCACAGAGGTGCAGGTGGACGTGGGGCAGGTAGTGGGACGGGAAACGCCGCTGGAGATCCGTCAGCGTTTCCACCAGGAATTGCTGGGACAGGCACAGGCTTCTTTGCTGGCCGATCCCAACGTCAACTGGCTGATGACCTGGGCCGGGGCAGAATTGCAACCGGACAGTCTCAATTATCCCGGTGAGTTGCTGGGGGCCCGGGGCAGGGCTTTGCCTGCCTTGCCGCCGCTGCAACAACCACAGGAGGCCTGA
- the htpG gene encoding molecular chaperone HtpG: MSHQETHGFQTEVKQLLQLMIHSLYSNKEIFLRELVSNAADAADKLRYLALTNDALYEGDGELRVRVSADKDKGTVTIEDNGVGMTRDGVIEHLGTIAKSGTAEFFKNLSGDSARDSQLIGQFGVGFYSAFIVASKVEVFTRAAGHDADEGVKWVSEGEGSFTVETITKADRGTKIVLHLREEEKEFADDWRLRSIITKYSDHISIPVEMWQEGSPEREGEDGEKVPATEGQWKAMNKATALWMRSKSEISDEEYQEFYKHISHDFADALDWSHNKVEGNQEYTSLLYIPSKAPWDLWHRDRKHGLKLFVQRVFIMDDAEQFMPSYLRFVQGLIDSNDLPLNVSREILQDNKVTRTLRQALTKRVLSMLEKLAKDDADKYQQFWAEFGQVLKEGPAEDFANRERIAGLLRFASTHTGNAAPTVSLDDYIARMKEGQERIYYIVADSYEAAANSPHLELLRKKGIEVLLLSERIDEWLINHLNEYKEKQLHSVTRGDLDLGALEDEAEKAEHEQAVKEAESLVQRFKSALGNKVKDVKVTSRLTDTPACVVAGEGEMSSQMIKLMQAAGQPVPEVKPTFELNPAHPLVARLGELQDEQVFGEWAELLLGQATLSEKGSLADPSAFIKLMNKMLLDSQQ, from the coding sequence ATGTCGCATCAAGAAACCCATGGTTTTCAAACTGAAGTCAAACAGCTATTGCAGTTGATGATCCATTCTTTGTACTCCAACAAAGAAATCTTCTTGCGTGAATTGGTCTCCAACGCCGCCGATGCTGCGGACAAGTTGCGCTACCTGGCACTGACCAATGACGCTCTTTATGAGGGGGATGGCGAGCTCAGGGTCCGCGTCAGCGCCGACAAGGACAAGGGCACAGTCACCATTGAAGATAACGGCGTCGGTATGACCCGCGACGGTGTGATTGAGCATTTGGGCACCATTGCCAAGTCGGGCACCGCCGAGTTTTTCAAGAATCTGTCCGGTGATTCAGCCCGTGACTCGCAGCTCATAGGTCAGTTCGGTGTCGGTTTCTATTCTGCCTTTATAGTGGCCAGCAAGGTGGAAGTCTTTACCCGCGCCGCCGGCCATGACGCCGATGAAGGGGTGAAGTGGGTCTCCGAGGGTGAAGGCAGCTTTACCGTGGAAACCATCACCAAGGCCGATCGCGGCACCAAGATAGTGCTGCATCTGCGTGAAGAAGAAAAAGAATTTGCCGATGACTGGCGTCTGCGCTCCATCATCACCAAGTATTCGGATCATATCTCTATCCCGGTGGAAATGTGGCAGGAAGGCAGCCCGGAGCGCGAAGGCGAAGACGGCGAAAAGGTACCTGCCACCGAGGGGCAGTGGAAGGCCATGAACAAGGCCACCGCCCTGTGGATGCGCTCCAAGTCCGAGATCAGTGACGAAGAGTATCAGGAATTCTACAAGCACATTTCCCATGATTTTGCCGACGCCCTGGACTGGAGCCACAACAAGGTGGAAGGTAATCAGGAATACACCAGCCTGCTCTACATTCCATCCAAGGCGCCATGGGATCTGTGGCACAGGGATCGCAAACACGGCCTCAAGCTGTTTGTGCAGCGGGTGTTCATCATGGATGACGCCGAGCAGTTTATGCCGTCCTACCTGCGCTTTGTGCAGGGTCTTATCGACTCCAACGATCTGCCACTGAACGTGTCCCGTGAGATTTTGCAGGACAACAAGGTGACCCGCACCCTGCGTCAGGCACTGACCAAGCGCGTATTGTCCATGCTGGAAAAACTGGCCAAGGATGATGCCGACAAGTACCAGCAGTTCTGGGCCGAGTTCGGTCAGGTGCTCAAGGAAGGTCCGGCAGAGGATTTCGCCAACCGCGAACGTATTGCCGGTCTGCTGCGCTTTGCCTCAACCCATACGGGCAATGCCGCGCCAACCGTGTCCCTGGACGACTACATAGCTCGCATGAAGGAAGGTCAGGAGCGGATTTACTATATCGTGGCCGACAGCTACGAGGCGGCTGCCAACAGCCCCCATCTGGAACTGCTGCGCAAGAAAGGCATTGAGGTGCTGCTGCTGTCCGAGCGTATTGATGAGTGGTTGATCAACCACTTAAACGAGTACAAGGAAAAGCAACTGCACTCTGTGACCCGCGGCGATTTGGATCTGGGCGCACTGGAAGACGAAGCCGAAAAGGCCGAACACGAACAGGCTGTCAAGGAGGCCGAATCCCTGGTACAGCGTTTCAAGAGCGCCCTTGGCAACAAGGTTAAGGACGTCAAGGTGACCAGTCGTCTGACCGATACCCCGGCCTGCGTGGTTGCCGGTGAAGGCGAAATGTCCAGCCAGATGATTAAACTGATGCAGGCGGCCGGTCAGCCGGTGCCCGAGGTGAAACCCACCTTCGAACTGAACCCGGCGCACCCGCTGGTGGCCCGATTGGGTGAGTTGCAGGATGAGCAGGTCTTCGGTGAATGGGCCGAATTGCTGCTGGGCCAGGCGACTTTGTCCGAGAAGGGCAGCCTTGCAGATCCCTCAGCCTTTATTAAGCTGATGAACAAGATGCTGCTCGACAGCCAACAGTAA
- a CDS encoding YbaB/EbfC family nucleoid-associated protein, producing MFGKGGMGNLMKQAQMMQDRMAKMQEEIARMELTGESGAGLVKVTMTGSHSVRKVEIDPSLMEDDKEMLEDLIAAACNDAARRIEEAQKAKMAEVTGGMQLPPGMKMPF from the coding sequence ATGTTTGGAAAAGGCGGTATGGGCAACCTGATGAAACAGGCCCAGATGATGCAAGACAGAATGGCCAAGATGCAGGAAGAAATTGCCCGCATGGAGCTGACCGGTGAATCCGGTGCAGGTCTGGTCAAAGTCACCATGACCGGCAGTCACAGTGTACGCAAGGTCGAAATTGACCCCAGCCTGATGGAAGACGACAAGGAAATGTTGGAAGATCTTATCGCTGCTGCCTGTAACGATGCGGCACGCCGTATCGAAGAAGCACAGAAAGCCAAAATGGCAGAAGTTACCGGTGGTATGCAGTTGCCTCCCGGTATGAAGATGCCTTTCTAA